The following proteins are encoded in a genomic region of Spirosoma sp. SC4-14:
- a CDS encoding TIGR04283 family arsenosugar biosynthesis glycosyltransferase — protein sequence MPNVSIIIPTLNEEHTLPRTLRLLQRLCPEPLEIIVVDGGSTDRTVQLVEATRPCFRALRIMRSQQPGRAPQMNAGAAKASGDILCFLHADTTLPDDALRVIAHTLSDPKTVAGGFISVMRGAMTTRWLTSFHNYIKTYYAPLLFRPYLFFFKGARLLFGDQVIFCRRDQFMAVGGYTEAMPIMEEADLLLKLIRFGRVRQVNRIVESSDRRVAKWGFWKANAVFLSIGFLWGMGYSPEKLKRWFVDIR from the coding sequence ATGCCCAATGTTTCCATAATTATACCAACTCTGAACGAAGAGCATACGCTGCCCCGAACCTTGCGGTTGCTACAACGGCTGTGTCCCGAACCGCTCGAAATTATTGTTGTCGATGGCGGCAGCACAGACCGGACAGTTCAGCTAGTCGAAGCAACCCGTCCCTGCTTTCGGGCGTTACGCATCATGCGGAGCCAGCAGCCGGGAAGGGCTCCGCAGATGAATGCGGGCGCTGCCAAAGCGTCGGGCGATATACTCTGTTTTCTTCATGCCGATACAACCCTGCCCGACGATGCCCTGCGGGTTATTGCCCATACCTTGTCGGACCCCAAAACCGTAGCAGGAGGTTTCATTTCGGTGATGCGGGGAGCAATGACCACCCGCTGGCTGACTTCTTTTCATAACTACATCAAAACCTACTACGCCCCACTGCTTTTTCGGCCCTATCTGTTCTTTTTCAAAGGTGCCCGGCTGTTGTTTGGCGATCAGGTTATTTTCTGCCGTCGCGACCAGTTTATGGCAGTGGGAGGGTATACCGAAGCGATGCCGATTATGGAAGAGGCCGATCTGCTGCTCAAACTGATTCGGTTCGGTCGGGTTCGCCAGGTGAACCGTATCGTCGAATCGTCGGACCGACGGGTGGCCAAATGGGGGTTCTGGAAAGCCAATGCGGTATTTCTGTCGATTGGTTTTTTGTGGGGAATGGGCTATTCGCCGGAGAAATTGAAGCGGTGGTTCGTAGACATTCGGTAA
- a CDS encoding autorepressor SdpR family transcription factor gives MNNLFKALNDPTRRQILDLLRDGDLNAGEIADRFDMTKPSISHHLDLLRQAGLVEATKQGQFIHYSLNTTVMDELLAWVMSFQKPTKAESTATEKTEK, from the coding sequence ATGAATAATCTCTTTAAAGCACTGAACGACCCGACCCGACGGCAGATTCTGGATTTACTTCGCGACGGTGATCTGAATGCGGGGGAGATTGCCGACCGCTTCGATATGACCAAACCCAGCATTTCGCATCATCTCGATTTGCTGCGTCAGGCGGGGTTGGTAGAAGCAACCAAGCAGGGGCAGTTTATCCACTATTCGCTGAATACGACCGTTATGGACGAATTGCTGGCCTGGGTAATGAGCTTTCAGAAACCGACGAAAGCGGAGTCGACTGCTACTGAAAAAACAGAAAAATAA
- a CDS encoding SdpI family protein: protein MKTKSTTAELLMVAPWLLAILYVASIWNQLPANMPIHYDASGNVNGWESKNVVGGAGLLLAVLLYLLFRYLPNLDPRGRLQSANYQKLRFVMMLFLAAILVTIFYLAIHQESSKSLLRPELALISLLIAAIGNYLTSIKPNFFVGIRTPWTLSSDAVWRKTHQLGGRLMVAGGLVGAVLALIVPMPYTVWAVVGIILIASLIPVVYSYVYFQREKNHQFN from the coding sequence ATGAAAACGAAATCAACAACAGCCGAACTCCTGATGGTTGCTCCGTGGCTGCTGGCCATTCTCTATGTAGCCTCAATCTGGAATCAGCTTCCGGCCAATATGCCTATTCATTATGATGCATCAGGGAATGTGAATGGCTGGGAAAGTAAAAATGTAGTGGGTGGGGCAGGGCTTCTTTTGGCGGTATTGCTCTATCTGCTGTTTCGCTATCTTCCCAATCTTGATCCGAGAGGCCGACTGCAATCGGCTAACTATCAGAAGCTACGGTTTGTGATGATGCTATTTCTGGCCGCAATTCTGGTTACAATTTTTTACCTGGCCATTCATCAGGAAAGCAGTAAGTCGTTGTTGAGGCCTGAGTTGGCATTAATCAGCTTACTGATTGCTGCAATTGGCAACTACCTGACTAGTATAAAACCTAATTTTTTTGTCGGGATTCGTACCCCGTGGACATTGAGCAGCGATGCCGTATGGCGGAAAACGCACCAACTCGGCGGTCGATTGATGGTTGCTGGTGGTCTGGTGGGGGCCGTGCTGGCTCTGATTGTCCCAATGCCTTACACGGTTTGGGCGGTAGTAGGCATTATCCTGATTGCTTCGCTGATTCCAGTTGTCTATTCATACGTCTATTTTCAGCGCGAAAAGAACCATCAGTTCAATTAG
- a CDS encoding PQQ-binding-like beta-propeller repeat protein, with protein sequence MKRLLLPLGAVAALTLGWSQLRPNLTDDKPNDNTNWAEYLGGPDRNHYSALTQISPDNVTNLKVAWTYAAPDSGQIQTNPIIVDGILYGVTPTVQAFALDAATGKEIWKFGDPLKVWHSTSRGVAYWQSGDDRRILYTVGPMLYALDAKTGKPIPSFGDNGHADLHEGLGEAAKDKFIISNTPGTIFEDLIVMPVRVAEEVGGAPGHIRAFNVRTGKLAWTFYTIPRPGQLGYDTWPKDAYRNPDIGAANNWSGMAVDRRRGIIYVPTGSPSYDFYGGNRLGKNLFANCLLALDARTGKRLWHFQAVHHDLWDRDFPSPPNLVTVTQNGPDGRPRKIDAVAQVTKSGFVYLFDRVTGKPLFPIKEVPVPQSDIPGEVTAPTQPVPQKPAPFARQTMTEADINPYSGDKDSLLAVFRSVGTRFYEPISKRGSLMFPGTDGGAEWGGSAADPEGILYVNANDVPWIFKMIDTPKNDELAHLSPGQRVYTQNCIGCHGPERKGNARSGYPSLVDIGQRRDRPYVMQIVSNGKGMMPGFTALSAEEKQALIAFLFGEEKQEVGRSAPVATAKQPYLPYKVTGYNKFQDSKGYPAIAPPWGTLNAINLNTGEYVWKIPLGEDKALKAKGIHNTGTENYGGPVVTASGLLFIAATKDEKFRAFDKKTGKLLWETDLPAAGFATPATYQVNGKQYVVIACGGAKLGAKKGNQYVAFALP encoded by the coding sequence ATGAAACGACTTCTTTTACCCCTTGGCGCCGTGGCGGCACTGACGTTGGGCTGGTCGCAGCTAAGGCCGAACCTTACCGACGATAAACCCAACGACAACACCAACTGGGCCGAATACCTCGGCGGTCCCGATCGCAACCATTACTCAGCCCTGACGCAGATTTCGCCCGACAATGTAACGAACCTGAAAGTGGCCTGGACCTATGCGGCTCCCGATAGCGGCCAGATTCAGACCAACCCGATTATTGTCGACGGTATTTTGTATGGTGTTACGCCTACCGTTCAGGCGTTTGCGCTCGATGCGGCTACGGGTAAGGAAATCTGGAAATTTGGCGATCCGCTCAAGGTCTGGCATAGCACAAGCCGTGGGGTGGCCTACTGGCAATCGGGCGACGACAGGCGGATTCTCTATACGGTTGGACCCATGCTGTATGCGCTCGATGCCAAAACGGGGAAGCCTATTCCGAGCTTCGGCGACAATGGTCATGCCGATCTGCACGAAGGGCTGGGCGAAGCCGCGAAAGATAAATTTATTATCTCGAATACGCCCGGTACCATTTTCGAAGACCTGATTGTGATGCCGGTTCGGGTGGCCGAAGAGGTTGGAGGGGCACCGGGCCACATACGGGCGTTTAATGTCCGGACTGGCAAACTGGCCTGGACATTTTATACGATTCCGCGACCCGGACAACTGGGCTACGATACCTGGCCAAAAGACGCTTATCGGAATCCCGATATTGGTGCGGCCAACAACTGGTCGGGGATGGCGGTCGACCGTCGGAGAGGAATTATTTATGTGCCAACGGGTTCGCCTTCCTACGATTTTTATGGTGGGAATCGATTGGGTAAAAACCTGTTTGCCAACTGTCTGCTGGCGCTCGATGCCCGAACTGGTAAGCGGCTCTGGCATTTTCAGGCCGTACACCACGATTTGTGGGACCGCGATTTTCCCTCTCCCCCCAACCTCGTAACCGTAACCCAGAATGGCCCCGACGGCCGACCCCGAAAAATCGATGCGGTAGCACAGGTTACAAAATCTGGTTTTGTCTATCTCTTCGACCGCGTGACCGGTAAGCCGCTCTTCCCCATTAAAGAAGTGCCCGTTCCTCAATCGGACATACCGGGCGAAGTGACCGCACCCACGCAACCGGTTCCGCAAAAGCCCGCCCCCTTTGCCCGCCAAACCATGACCGAAGCCGACATAAACCCCTATTCGGGCGATAAAGACTCGTTGCTGGCCGTTTTTCGGTCGGTAGGAACGCGGTTCTATGAACCCATCAGCAAACGCGGTAGTCTGATGTTTCCGGGAACGGATGGGGGGGCTGAGTGGGGTGGGTCGGCAGCTGATCCCGAGGGGATTCTGTATGTCAATGCCAACGACGTGCCCTGGATTTTTAAGATGATCGATACGCCAAAAAACGATGAACTGGCGCATCTGAGTCCGGGCCAGCGCGTATATACCCAAAACTGCATTGGCTGCCACGGACCCGAGCGGAAAGGGAATGCCCGAAGCGGCTATCCATCGCTGGTCGATATTGGCCAACGGCGCGACCGGCCCTATGTGATGCAGATTGTTAGCAATGGCAAAGGAATGATGCCCGGTTTTACGGCGCTCTCGGCCGAAGAGAAACAGGCTTTGATCGCCTTTCTGTTTGGTGAAGAAAAACAGGAAGTGGGCCGTTCTGCACCAGTGGCAACGGCAAAACAGCCTTATCTGCCCTATAAAGTCACGGGCTATAATAAGTTTCAGGACAGTAAAGGCTATCCGGCCATTGCACCACCCTGGGGAACGCTTAATGCCATCAATCTGAACACGGGCGAATACGTCTGGAAAATTCCGCTCGGCGAAGACAAAGCTTTAAAAGCAAAAGGCATTCACAATACCGGTACTGAAAACTACGGTGGCCCGGTCGTTACGGCCAGTGGCTTGCTGTTTATTGCCGCCACTAAAGACGAAAAATTCCGGGCTTTCGACAAAAAAACAGGGAAACTGCTTTGGGAAACCGATTTGCCTGCCGCTGGCTTTGCAACGCCAGCGACCTATCAGGTCAATGGAAAACAATATGTGGTAATTGCCTGCGGTGGCGCTAAATTAGGCGCTAAAAAAGGGAATCAGTACGTAGCTTTCGCGCTGCCATAA
- a CDS encoding cystathionine gamma-synthase family protein, with translation MDFSKYQKSTTSVWAGETDPFTSGAVTTPIIKSVAFAYDDLDEWHRVATGKAEGHIYSRNTNPTVQVLEEKIRILEGAEAATSFATGMAAISNTLFAFLAPGKRVVSIKDTYGGASRIFLDFLPRYQVGVTLCDTTDFDALETEIAKGCDLLYLETPTNPTLKVVDIARLAAAARKVGAITVVDNTFATPINQNPLALGADLVLHSATKFLGGHSDAMGGLLCGKKELVDTVFQFREINGASLQADPAYLIARGMKTLELRIERQNASALTIARHLKAHPRVQDVFYPGLESHPGHDIAKAQMSGFGGILSFSLAGDYDQVKTFLPKLQFAHLAASLGSVSTLAGPPRTTSHVELTAGQRSLLGIPESLIRYSVGIEHVNDLIADLDNALASL, from the coding sequence ATGGATTTTTCGAAGTACCAGAAAAGTACAACGTCGGTATGGGCTGGCGAAACCGATCCTTTCACCAGCGGAGCCGTTACAACCCCCATCATCAAAAGCGTTGCCTTTGCCTACGATGATCTCGACGAATGGCATCGGGTAGCTACCGGCAAAGCAGAGGGGCATATCTATAGCCGCAACACAAACCCAACCGTTCAGGTACTCGAAGAAAAAATCCGGATTCTGGAAGGTGCCGAAGCCGCTACCTCGTTTGCAACGGGCATGGCAGCCATCAGCAATACGCTGTTTGCCTTTCTGGCTCCCGGCAAACGGGTTGTATCGATCAAAGATACCTACGGTGGTGCCAGCCGTATCTTTCTCGACTTTCTGCCCCGCTATCAGGTGGGCGTTACGCTCTGCGACACGACCGATTTCGACGCGCTGGAAACCGAAATTGCGAAAGGCTGTGATCTGCTTTATCTGGAAACGCCTACCAACCCTACCCTCAAAGTGGTCGATATTGCGCGTCTGGCAGCGGCAGCCAGAAAAGTCGGGGCCATTACGGTAGTCGATAACACCTTTGCCACCCCCATCAACCAGAATCCGCTGGCGCTGGGTGCCGATCTGGTGCTGCACAGTGCCACCAAATTTCTGGGCGGTCATTCCGATGCAATGGGCGGGCTGCTGTGCGGTAAAAAAGAACTGGTCGACACGGTATTTCAATTCCGGGAAATCAACGGAGCCAGCCTGCAGGCCGATCCGGCCTATCTGATTGCCCGTGGCATGAAAACCCTGGAACTGCGCATCGAGCGGCAGAATGCCTCGGCGCTGACCATTGCCCGGCACCTGAAGGCGCATCCCAGGGTACAGGACGTGTTTTATCCCGGCCTCGAAAGCCATCCGGGCCACGACATTGCCAAAGCGCAAATGTCGGGTTTTGGCGGTATTCTGAGCTTTTCGCTGGCTGGTGATTACGACCAGGTAAAAACCTTTCTGCCCAAGCTTCAGTTTGCCCATCTGGCCGCCAGCCTGGGGTCGGTCAGTACCCTGGCCGGACCACCCCGAACCACCAGCCATGTCGAACTGACGGCCGGGCAGCGGAGCCTGCTGGGTATTCCCGAAAGCCTGATCCGGTATTCGGTTGGTATCGAACATGTGAACGATCTGATCGCTGACCTCGACAATGCCCTGGCCTCTTTATAA
- a CDS encoding DUF3179 domain-containing (seleno)protein: MKRLFYIGIVGMILFEIANVYFIMPMPGSQRMVSIDLAYFLYSWRWAFRVLFAVLIMSGIVSAFQQTKWGVFMAILVLVGVGYAFNFQLAADHMFYQPGQLTFAAGKGSRVSTDREIVGVELNGQAKAYPIQYIAYHHQVRDTIGGETVIVTYCSVCRTGRVFRPLVNNQPEVFRLVGMDHFNAMFEDATTGSWWRQANGEAIAGPLRGDTLPEVFSQQVTLKQWLALYPNSLIMQPDSTYNDSYAKLDKYERGKGGSELTQTDSLSWHDKSWVVGIQVGKRTKAYDWNRLKRERVINDTLGERPILIVLAPDNRSFFAYHRPLPADQFRLQHDTLLTSQQAYRITGQNITNSTAPLARLSAYQEFWHSWRTFHPDTSR; the protein is encoded by the coding sequence ATGAAACGACTCTTCTACATCGGCATTGTGGGCATGATTCTGTTCGAGATTGCGAACGTGTACTTTATCATGCCTATGCCCGGCAGTCAGCGAATGGTCAGCATCGATCTGGCTTATTTTCTGTATTCTTGGCGCTGGGCGTTTCGGGTACTGTTCGCTGTGCTGATCATGTCGGGCATTGTCAGCGCGTTTCAGCAGACAAAATGGGGGGTGTTCATGGCAATACTCGTGCTGGTAGGAGTGGGCTATGCCTTTAATTTTCAACTTGCAGCCGACCATATGTTCTACCAGCCCGGCCAGTTGACGTTTGCCGCCGGGAAGGGCAGTAGGGTCAGCACCGATCGGGAAATTGTAGGCGTAGAACTGAATGGCCAGGCCAAAGCCTACCCCATTCAATACATCGCATACCATCATCAGGTACGTGACACCATTGGGGGCGAAACCGTAATTGTGACCTACTGTTCGGTATGTCGCACCGGACGGGTGTTTCGGCCATTGGTGAACAACCAGCCTGAGGTTTTCCGGCTGGTAGGTATGGATCACTTCAATGCTATGTTCGAGGATGCGACAACGGGTAGCTGGTGGCGTCAGGCCAATGGCGAAGCCATTGCTGGTCCGCTGCGGGGCGATACCCTGCCTGAAGTATTTAGCCAGCAGGTTACGCTGAAACAATGGCTGGCTCTGTACCCAAACAGCCTGATCATGCAACCCGACAGTACGTATAATGACTCGTATGCCAAACTCGACAAGTATGAACGGGGCAAAGGTGGTAGTGAACTGACCCAGACCGATAGCCTGTCGTGGCACGACAAATCGTGGGTTGTGGGCATACAAGTCGGTAAGCGAACAAAAGCCTACGACTGGAACCGGCTGAAGCGCGAACGGGTCATCAACGATACACTGGGTGAGCGCCCAATTCTGATCGTACTGGCTCCCGACAACCGAAGTTTTTTTGCGTACCATCGGCCATTGCCTGCCGACCAGTTTCGGCTTCAGCACGATACGTTATTAACCAGCCAGCAAGCGTATCGAATTACGGGGCAAAATATAACCAACTCAACTGCGCCCCTTGCCCGGCTGTCGGCTTATCAGGAGTTTTGGCATAGCTGGCGCACGTTCCATCCCGATACAAGCCGGTGA
- a CDS encoding lipocalin family protein codes for MNKLVHTLIGTWFICSTNFPMWLKGDKTNPTFTYAVASEKETQNVLRDEVKYTKNGETKSITGYDYPNPSDSAAFVWKGNGLLHLLHSHWQVMLQDPDGQWAVIHFSKTLFTPEGVDIISRTPQLPEKTLNHIKSLMADNPILARQLIDMRELPVASSSR; via the coding sequence ATGAACAAACTGGTTCACACCCTGATTGGCACCTGGTTTATTTGCAGTACCAACTTCCCAATGTGGCTGAAAGGCGACAAGACAAACCCAACCTTTACCTATGCTGTCGCCAGTGAAAAAGAAACCCAGAACGTTTTGCGGGACGAAGTGAAATACACTAAAAACGGCGAGACGAAGAGCATCACCGGCTACGATTATCCCAACCCCAGCGACTCGGCGGCATTTGTCTGGAAGGGCAACGGACTTCTGCACCTGCTCCACAGCCACTGGCAGGTTATGCTACAGGACCCCGATGGCCAGTGGGCGGTCATTCATTTTTCCAAAACCCTCTTCACCCCCGAAGGTGTCGACATCATCAGCCGTACTCCCCAACTGCCCGAAAAAACACTGAACCACATCAAATCTCTCATGGCCGACAACCCGATACTGGCCCGGCAACTGATCGACATGCGCGAACTGCCCGTAGCCAGCTCAAGCCGTTAG
- the bla gene encoding class A beta-lactamase, translated as MQCFLYFLQRNRIRFLAILFVLNTGSGYAQSNTSPAKTASIATQRLQQELERIATLARGKVGICAVHLESGRQVGINLQDHFPMASTVKVAIAVQLFTLIEKGELSLMTMVDLKPADLHPGSGTLDVLFAKPGVQLSVQNLLELMMVISDNSATDILLRLVGGTKAVQNRLNELGVQGMSVDRTIIQLLADLDGITLPPADQWTLGFYARLDSATTPEMKRAAVARLNTDPRDTSTPTAMVDLLTKLYQGKALKPESRALLLAVMERCRGGLARLKGYLPPSTVVAHKTGSLDGSATDDVGIITLPGDAGHIAIAVFVGASPQPLAEREQTIAHATRAIYDYFLYQP; from the coding sequence ATGCAATGTTTTCTATACTTCCTTCAACGAAATCGTATCCGGTTTCTGGCGATCCTTTTTGTGCTTAACACGGGGTCAGGGTATGCCCAAAGCAACACGTCGCCTGCCAAAACGGCCAGCATCGCAACCCAGCGGTTGCAGCAGGAACTCGAACGAATAGCCACGCTGGCCAGGGGCAAAGTAGGCATCTGCGCTGTCCATCTCGAATCGGGTCGGCAGGTTGGCATCAACCTTCAGGACCATTTTCCGATGGCCAGTACCGTAAAAGTGGCCATTGCCGTCCAACTCTTTACACTGATCGAAAAAGGCGAACTGTCGCTGATGACGATGGTCGACCTGAAACCGGCCGACCTGCATCCCGGCAGCGGCACGCTGGATGTGCTGTTTGCCAAACCGGGCGTGCAGCTTTCGGTTCAGAACCTGCTCGAACTGATGATGGTGATCAGCGATAACTCGGCCACCGACATCCTGCTCCGACTGGTTGGCGGGACGAAAGCCGTCCAGAATCGACTGAACGAACTGGGCGTTCAGGGCATGTCGGTCGATCGAACCATTATTCAGCTCCTGGCCGATCTGGATGGCATTACCCTCCCGCCTGCCGATCAGTGGACGCTCGGGTTCTACGCCCGGCTCGACAGCGCCACGACACCGGAGATGAAACGGGCAGCAGTGGCCCGGCTCAATACCGATCCCCGCGACACGTCGACCCCAACCGCCATGGTCGATCTGCTGACCAAACTGTATCAGGGTAAAGCGCTGAAACCCGAAAGCCGCGCGCTGCTGCTGGCTGTTATGGAACGCTGCCGGGGTGGTCTGGCCCGCCTAAAAGGCTATTTACCCCCGTCGACCGTTGTTGCGCACAAAACGGGTTCGCTGGATGGCAGCGCAACCGACGACGTGGGCATCATTACCCTGCCGGGCGATGCCGGTCATATCGCCATTGCCGTTTTTGTGGGTGCTTCGCCCCAGCCGCTGGCCGAGCGCGAACAAACCATTGCCCACGCTACCCGCGCTATCTACGACTATTTTTTGTATCAGCCCTGA
- a CDS encoding alpha/beta fold hydrolase produces the protein MNRFLTTTLVLLFVSLGASAQTEEPIHYKITVPAGADLTLDGTLTLPDDTKKPVPVVLLIAGSGPTDRDCNSGYGLKSNAFKMLADSLVKQGIAVARYDKRGSGTNLQAAIKAIKPEEHRFDFYVSDAVGFIRQLQADKRFAGVYVAGHSEGSLVGMLAAGQTNAKGYISIAGAGQNIVEVMKAQGRQANSKELQAEVDAALDSMRAGHIVHPKNPILKAQLSPSQQPGLISWMQYDPAVEIKRYKGPVLIINGKNDLQVAVGEAELLKAARPDAKLVLFDEMNHILKNAPANRIENIKTYADPKLPLTPGLATAIAQFVKQH, from the coding sequence ATGAATCGTTTTCTCACTACCACCCTTGTTCTTCTTTTTGTTAGTCTGGGGGCTTCGGCGCAAACCGAAGAGCCTATCCACTATAAAATCACCGTTCCGGCCGGAGCCGACCTAACCCTCGATGGCACATTGACCCTTCCTGACGATACCAAAAAGCCCGTACCGGTGGTACTGCTCATTGCCGGGTCGGGGCCAACCGACCGCGATTGCAACAGTGGTTATGGCCTGAAATCCAATGCTTTCAAAATGCTGGCCGACAGCCTTGTGAAGCAGGGTATTGCGGTTGCCCGGTATGATAAACGCGGGTCGGGTACGAATTTACAGGCAGCGATAAAAGCGATAAAACCCGAAGAACACCGCTTCGATTTCTACGTAAGTGATGCTGTTGGGTTCATTCGGCAATTGCAGGCCGACAAACGATTTGCGGGCGTATATGTAGCCGGGCATTCGGAAGGTTCGCTGGTGGGAATGCTGGCCGCCGGGCAGACAAACGCGAAGGGATATATTTCGATAGCTGGTGCCGGTCAGAATATTGTGGAGGTGATGAAGGCGCAGGGACGGCAGGCTAATTCAAAAGAACTGCAGGCCGAAGTCGATGCGGCCCTGGATTCGATGCGGGCCGGACATATTGTACATCCCAAAAATCCAATCCTCAAAGCGCAGCTTTCGCCATCGCAGCAGCCTGGTTTGATTTCGTGGATGCAATATGATCCGGCTGTTGAAATCAAACGCTACAAAGGCCCGGTGCTGATTATCAACGGGAAAAACGATTTGCAGGTGGCCGTTGGCGAAGCCGAGCTACTAAAAGCAGCCCGGCCCGATGCCAAACTTGTTCTGTTCGATGAAATGAATCACATCCTGAAAAATGCGCCTGCCAATCGTATCGAAAATATCAAAACATATGCCGATCCGAAGTTGCCGCTTACACCCGGTCTGGCAACAGCTATTGCGCAGTTTGTGAAGCAGCATTGA
- a CDS encoding hydroxymethylglutaryl-CoA reductase has translation MFRFIPNILLKQLYNRNSLRNTPNGFTFSLKNRLTDAGFTGLQRARIDGQEYAADQFTLTITGNEPVALPQISPTNPLAFPLRQVVHIQAVAQPLSPGKHTLELTLHTQPFGTITLTVDDELQADTPIRSGPELWGIPRSLTDDYSPEIIARRHQFMHHFTKTAPRQLTQYAFDPTVVQGNCEHFIGVAQVPIGLAGPLRINGEHAQGDFLIPLATTEGTLVASYNRGMKLINQSGGVLCTVQDDAMQRAPVFQFADARQARNFTHWINSQQRQLATEAESTSRFARLQYVDTYLNGKLAYLRFGYHTGDAAGQNMVSKATLAACTYILEEYDRQHPGHIEHFFLESNMATDKKPSQLNMLNTRGRRVTAEVCIPRDLLIRELQVEPEQLIRHARLGDVGARLAGTNNNGLHSANGLAALFIATGQDVACLAESSAAITYSELTPEGNFYGSITLPSLVVGTVGGGTSLPTQRECLELMGCYGDGQVNKFAEIVAGVIAAGELSLAAAISSLDWVSSHDATRKPID, from the coding sequence GTGTTTCGATTCATTCCGAACATTCTCCTGAAACAGCTATACAACCGCAATAGCCTGCGCAATACGCCCAATGGCTTTACGTTTTCCCTAAAAAACCGGCTCACCGACGCCGGTTTCACCGGTCTGCAACGAGCCCGCATCGATGGCCAGGAGTATGCGGCCGACCAATTCACGCTAACGATAACCGGCAACGAGCCGGTAGCTCTCCCGCAAATTTCGCCCACCAATCCTCTGGCGTTTCCCCTGCGCCAGGTAGTGCACATACAGGCAGTTGCCCAACCGCTATCGCCCGGTAAGCATACGCTCGAACTAACGCTGCATACCCAGCCCTTCGGCACCATTACGCTTACGGTTGACGATGAACTACAGGCCGATACACCCATCCGCTCCGGCCCGGAACTGTGGGGTATTCCCCGCAGCCTGACCGACGATTATTCACCGGAAATTATTGCCCGGCGGCACCAGTTTATGCACCATTTCACAAAAACAGCGCCCCGTCAGCTAACACAGTATGCCTTCGACCCAACCGTGGTGCAAGGCAACTGCGAACATTTTATCGGTGTAGCACAGGTACCTATCGGACTGGCAGGCCCCTTACGAATCAATGGCGAACACGCTCAGGGCGATTTCCTGATTCCACTGGCCACTACCGAAGGCACGCTGGTAGCCAGCTATAACCGGGGTATGAAACTCATTAATCAGAGCGGGGGGGTATTGTGCACGGTTCAGGACGACGCCATGCAGCGGGCACCAGTTTTTCAGTTTGCCGACGCCCGGCAGGCCCGCAATTTTACGCATTGGATTAACAGCCAGCAGCGCCAACTGGCTACTGAAGCAGAATCGACGTCGCGTTTTGCCCGGCTTCAGTATGTCGATACGTACCTCAATGGAAAACTCGCCTATCTGCGCTTTGGCTACCACACCGGCGATGCAGCCGGACAAAACATGGTTAGCAAAGCGACCCTGGCGGCCTGCACCTACATTCTGGAAGAATATGACCGACAGCATCCGGGACATATCGAGCATTTCTTTCTGGAATCGAACATGGCTACCGATAAAAAACCATCGCAACTCAATATGCTGAACACACGGGGCCGACGCGTAACGGCCGAAGTATGCATTCCGCGCGATCTGTTGATTCGCGAACTACAGGTCGAGCCGGAGCAATTGATCCGCCATGCGCGGCTGGGCGACGTGGGCGCCCGACTCGCGGGTACCAACAACAACGGACTCCATTCGGCAAATGGCCTGGCTGCGCTGTTCATTGCAACCGGGCAGGATGTGGCCTGCCTGGCCGAATCGTCGGCAGCCATCACGTATTCTGAACTCACGCCCGAAGGCAATTTTTACGGTTCCATTACCTTACCCTCGCTTGTGGTCGGGACAGTTGGGGGCGGAACCAGTCTCCCTACCCAGCGCGAATGTCTGGAACTGATGGGCTGTTATGGCGACGGCCAGGTCAACAAATTTGCCGAAATTGTGGCGGGGGTTATAGCCGCTGGTGAGTTATCGCTGGCCGCTGCCATCTCCTCGCTCGATTGGGTATCGAGTCACGACGCGACCCGAAAACCTATTGACTGA